From Brassica rapa cultivar Chiifu-401-42 chromosome A06, CAAS_Brap_v3.01, whole genome shotgun sequence:
ACAGAGGTCAATGGCGAGTTTAAGTTGGATCTGAAGGGAGGCGGTGGGGCAGAAGCGCTTATGAGACATATTCTACAGCAACGGTTATCCATAAACTATCGATCCGGTTTGTTCTTTCTATGGCGGAGTTTGATTCTTATCTAGATTGGTTGTGTTTTGGCTTCTTATGTTATTAGCTATGTTCTTGTAGTCCGTGTATGGTAGTTTGATTTTGTCTCCGGGATTGTATTTGTGCAGTTGCCGGCTTATGGCTCGGGTTGTGTCTCTTAACTGCCCGCTCTAGATTATGGTGTCGTTTCATTACGACAGCCTTTGTAACTTGCCTTTTGGCTTAACCAGTTTCGAATCAATATAAcaacagatgacaaaaaaaaaaaaatactcttcTTACCGTGTTACATCACTGACATGTTACATTAGTACTTACACTGCATAAATTCTCCACCGACAGGAAATTTTCACAGGACTACACACCATTGTTAAGAGGGATAAAGCAACAAAAAAGTCAgcaaattatatttaatgttaCATAACCTTTCTATTAAAGCCGATAATTGGCAGCCAAACACCTGTTGATTATTATACTCGGAAATAAAACACATCTACGCTACTACGTAAGGtgatgatgttgatgatgataAAGAAAGGTATGGAGgaataaataaagaaagataGCACTAActcgctctctctctcacatTCAAGAACGATGACTAGTTCTAATCAGTCTCCATCGCACAATGTCTTCGTCTACGGCAGTTTCCAAGAACCATCCGTCGTCAACTTGATCCTCGAATGCGATCCTGTCACCATCTCCGCTCAACTCCACGGCTAGTACGTCTTTCTTCACATCTCCTATCTTCTTTTCTCTGCTTGGAGATTGAATTTGACTAAagatgatttttgtttttggcaGTCATCTGTATAGGCTCAAAGGACGTTTGCATCCATGTATCTCTCCTTCTGAGAACGGACTTATCAACGGAAAGGTTTTGatttcatctctctctcctttttgtttcttattaaTAAACCTTCTCAAACTTGTTGATCTCAATGGTGCAGATACTAACTGGACTAACAGATGCTCAGCTAGAGAATTTAGATATGATTGAAGGAGATGAGTATGTGAGGAAGACTGTTGAAGTTGTGTTAACTGTAAGTTTCATCTTCACCGTCACTAATAATGATCTTTGATGATAATCATGAGACTGAagctttaatattttttatgacaGGAAACATCCGAGAAGATGCAAGTGGAAACCTTTGTGTGGGCTAACAAGGATGATCCTCATTTGTATGGAGAATGGGATTTCGAGGTTCATTTCATTCACactattcttgtttttttctttcctaaCTTCTTGATagtctttttaagtttttttttagtcttcttaagtttttcttaaaaaaattattatgttgcATAATGGTTTTGGCACAAACGCTTTGTGTGGATGTTTGATTTGGTAGGAGTGGAAGAAGCTTCACATGGAGAAATTCATAGAGGCGTCGAAGAAGTTCATTGAATGGAAGAAGAATCCAGATGGGAGATCAAGGGAAGAGTTTGTCAAATTCGTAGAAGAAGATATTACCGCGGCCTGAAGACTGTGTGTTGAAATCACTATCTTTGATCTATCTGTagctgcaaaataaaataaaaagatcagTGAGTTTGTGAATAAACACAGAGAGTTATGTTGTAGTTGTACTGTTTGTTGACATTATTGAGTTGTGTGCAAGTGCAAGTGTGTCATTAGCATCTTTACTAGTATTCAGCTTGTATCATTTTTACTTGCAGGTTTTAAAAAGAAGTTTAAGTATTATCATTTAGTTGACAACAAAAACATTCAATCATTCAAAAACCTTTTTAGAAAATTGAGGTGAACATGACAGATTCAACTCAATCatccaataattttttttcttgtttcaatTATTTCAgcttttaagatattttttcaGAAAACATTGATAACATTAAAATCGAATTTTTCAGGGAGTGATATTGTAACTCTGAAtctttattgtatattttttttgttgtcatgTTTAGCAGAAGCAAACCACAGCATAATAAATTCAGCaacaaaagcaaaagaaaatgaaatagaGCATTCTTCTATCCCCTAGGACAAGGAAGTCTACAATCTTTAATTTGATGATGCTGATTTCATTCGGGAAAATAAACTCATCAATCTTTTTCAATGTTATAAAAAAATGCCACTTGTGCTATTAATTCTTATTAAGAATCCTACTTGGTATACCCCGCATCTAATTGTTGGTGTTTATCATCCTCATCTGGTCCCAAAAAGCTGTGTTCTtagaaaacataataattatgCAAATGGTTTGACCATTATTAGCTTGGTCTACAAGTAGGCCTGATATACACATCCTttagattatataataacatggATAATGTTAATCCCatcattcaaaaagaaaaaaaaaagatgcaagCGAAAGTCACTAAACAGTAGAAAACCATTACAATACAATGAGCCTGTTCATACATGCAGACACCAAAAATCAACAAAAGTGGTTCATGTAGTGATGTTGTTCATTTGGTAGACTTAGGCAGGCGTTTTCTGAGAAACTGCAAAGCTTCCAGGGTTGATAGTAATGCTCTTTGTGCAGTTATCTGTTTTGTAGATTCCCACCAATCTATCTGCTAGCTCAAACATGTTGTTCCTCAGACTGCACCATTTTCATATATTAGATCTCAAAACTTCTTTGCTtgtataatttttctttttttcagcattttaatatgaaagccagttacaaaaaagaaaaaacctcTTTCACTTGAATAGTTCATACATAACATTAATGTCTGTTGGAATAAAATAAGAGACTGAACTGACCTGATGATAATGAACTGAGCATCTTTAGTACGGTCCTTCACGTAGTGTCCAACGATAGATACGTTCTTGAAATCTAGTGAGGAAAAAAAAGGGAGTCAAACACTTATTCAGGGATCAACTGAGTTTTGCAGATAATATTACAACTGAGTAATAGAAGTCTTACCGAGAGCGGCGTCGATTTCGTCCATGACGTAAAGCGGTGTAGGCTTGTAGTGATGGAGTGCAAAGACTAGTGCGAGTGAGCTCAGTGTCTGTAAgtaagagacagagagaagtcATTTAAAAGAGTTGAGAGACAGATTGGTGAGATAAAGTGTTAAGATATGAATGGCTATTTTCTCAAAAGACCTTTTCACCACCGGACAAGTTTGCAATGTTCTTCCAGCTCTTCTTTGGAGGTCTTACACTGAAAACCACACCTTCTGAGAAAGGGTCCAGCGAGTCTACAAGCTCGAGCTCTGCATCACCTCCGAGAGTGATCATCTGCAGCATCATATTTGTAAAAATTAATTAGGGATATAGATAAAGATGTATAAGATAGGCTAAGGCAAAAACGATTTAGCTCAAGCTGTAAGCTTTGCAAAGCAAGTCAGAATTCATAGAAAGACATCATAACTCATGGACTTGTAAGTTTTCTCATCATTTCTGGATATTATTTGCCAAGCTTATGGAGTTGTAAACAATGTTCAAAAGGAAGCTAACCTGATacatttctttcagttttaaCGATATTGTGTTAAATCCTGCCATAAACTCATCCAACCTGAAATCATTTCAAAGTCATCCAAGTTAGTTTCATGAGACCAATAACAAAAggggaaaatatataaatacgcAGAACAATTAGAAGGTGTGGAGTACCTTCTCTTTCTCAATTCATCATGCTGCTTCCTTATGTCATCACGTTCTTGGGTTACAGAGTTAAGTTCATCTACCCTCCCATTGTAAAGTTCCACTTTGCTCCGATACCTAATAGTAATTAGAGCAAACCATCAAGAAAGCTAGTGAAACATGTGTCGATTGGATTACacaatataaaacaaattaaattctTACTCCGCGATTGAGTCAAGATTTGGATTCAACTCTTTCAGCTGAGCCTCCAGTAAGGCAGCCATTTCAAGAGCCTTTTTTAGATCACAAGCTTCGTTCAAATTATTATCCATCAATGTTGCTTGAAGCTTATCCGGATCAACAAGATCTTTCTGAATTCTGCAATGGAGAAATGACAAATTTGAGATCCAAATGAGGTAGGTGTCATGGATGGGGGGTTCACCATACGTACTGTTCCATGTGCTTTGTGAGTGCAATCTGCAAGtcgttgagtttcttcttgtaGCCCTTCTCTTTCAATTCTAATTCATTGTACTTCTTTTTCATATCTTGAACTTTGAATTCTGCATCGACCTGTGTACGACTTAGGTATTAGATGATGAAAAGCACCCTAAGTGGCAACCAGCAAGAAAGAAAAGGATTCGGTTGTTTGTTACCCTAGATGCCTTCAACTCATCCACAGACTTTTTCAGCTTCTCAAAATTGGATTTTGCTTCAGTCAGCACGTC
This genomic window contains:
- the LOC103875117 gene encoding protein AIG2 A; its protein translation is MTSSNQSPSHNVFVYGSFQEPSVVNLILECDPVTISAQLHGYHLYRLKGRLHPCISPSENGLINGKILTGLTDAQLENLDMIEGDEYVRKTVEVVLTETSEKMQVETFVWANKDDPHLYGEWDFEEWKKLHMEKFIEASKKFIEWKKNPDGRSREEFVKFVEEDITAA